CCGGCATTACCCTTGCGATGGCGATGATACCCGAGGAATTTCCGGTTATTCTTACCGTGTTCCTTTCTATGGGCGCATGGCGGCTTGCCAAAAAGCAATCTTTGGTGCGTAAGCTTCCTTCCGTGGAAACATTGGGTGCGGTATCAGTACTTTGCGTAGACAAAACCGGCACCATTACCATGAATCAAATGACAGTGCAAGATGTATGGGCACTGGATGGAGATAACCATACATTGTGTGAAACCATGGGACTCGGCTGCGAAACAGATGCCTACGACCCCATGGAAAAAGCGATGCTTTCCCACTGCGACAATCTTGGCATCTCCAAGGAACATCTTTTCAGCGGAGAGCTGGTCAGCGAATACGCGTTCACCAACGAGCTGAAAATGATGGGTCATGTCTGGCGCAGAAACGGAGAGCTTGTCATTGCAGCAAAAGGCTCTCCCGAACGGATTTTGACTATCTGCAACATGAGCAATGAAAAAAGAAAAATCGCTGAACGTAAAATCATGGAAATGTCCAAGGAAGGCCTTCGCGTCATTGCAGTAGCCACCGCGAAACCCCAAAGTGAAGCAGAAATACCTGCTCAAATCACCGACTGCACATTGACACTCTGCGGCCTGATCGGTCTTGCAGACCCTCCTCGTGAAAGCGTAAAAGCCGATATTGCCGTTTGCAACAAGGCCGGTATTCGTGTGGTGATGATTACGGGCGACAATGGTATCACCGCTTCCTCGATTGCCAAGAAAATTGGTATGCCAAACAGCGATCATATCATCACTGGCGATATGTTAAGCGAAATGAGTGATGAGGAGCTTCGTGAAGAGGTGAAAGATGTTTCAATCTTCTCGCGTGTTGTACCGGAACACAAAATGCGGATTGTTAAGGCATTTAAGGAAAACGGCGAGATTGTTGCCATGACAGGTGATGGTGTGAATGATGCCTCTGCACTGAAATACGCCGATATTGGCATTGCCATGGGAAAGCGCGGCAGCGAGGTTTCTCGTGAAGCCGCCGACCTGATTTTGATGGACGATAACTTTACAACCATTGTAGAGACGGTGAAGGACGGAAGACGTATTTATGACAACATCCGCAAAGCGGTTGGCTACGTGTTCACTATCCACATCCCGATTGCATTTGCATCCTTGCTTGCCCCTATGCTTGGCATCGCGCCCACTGCGCTCTTGCTACTGCCGTTGCACGTTGTGCTGCTGGAACTATTAATTGACCCGACCTGCTCCATTGTGCTGGAGCGACAGCCTGCTGAAATGGATATTATGGAGCGCAAGCCGCGCGATCCGAAAGAGAAGCTGCTCACTGCAACCATTCTTTTCAAAAGCGTTCTGCAAGGACTGGTTATTTTCGCCGCATCCTTTGGTGCTTATTATACGATACTTGATGGCAATGCAGCAGGCGCACCCACAGCTCGTGCAATGGGGCTTACCATTATCATGCTTTCCAATCTGTTCTTAGTACAGGTGAACAGCTCCGACCACGATTTAGCAGCGCAGTCGATAAAACGCCTTGTGAAAGATAAGGTGATGTGGGCGGTGAACTTTGGAACACTTGCAATGCTGGGGGTCATTCTATATTCTCCATTGAATGCGTTTCTGAAGCTGGCTCCGCTGTCTGCTCCTATGTTTTTTACTGCTGTGGGCATTGCGGCTGTGGCGGTATTCTGGTATGAAATCGTGAAGCTGATAAAAAAGCTGCGCAAAAAATAACTGTAGCTCTCCTAAATGCACTTCACGGTACAGTCTAATTTCATCCTGTGCCGTGAAGTGCACGTGAGAAAGGAACTTTTTGTGATCTGCAAACAACTGCATTCTTTTTCGCTCTTTCGCTCCAAAAGGTACTTAACTGAACAATACGGTGAGGCATTTTTCCCTCCAGCTATGAGTTTGGCCCGCCGTACATCGCTTGGTTGTAAGCCTTAAGGCAAATCAGCACCAAGTAGCTTTCTTTAAGGCTACTCGGTGCTTTTCTACTACATCCCCAAAATGCCCCAGATGTATAGTGGACAAGTCAGGGCAAACACAAGACAGGCGAACAAAATAGCAGGCGCGGCCCATTCAAACTGGCCAT
This region of Clostridium sp. BNL1100 genomic DNA includes:
- a CDS encoding cation-translocating P-type ATPase; amino-acid sequence: MTSNKPNMAGLTAAEAHKLQEKYGKNELTQGKKQNFFSKALHIICEPMFLLLIVAAIIYFILGEPRDGAIMLVFVICIISIDIIQEWKTDKTLNALKDLSAPHITVIRDCKEQTIASADLVPGDLMMIYEGIKIPADGIVVKCSDLCVDESSLTGEAEGVWKLPTENAEPTTDYWRRDYCYAGTLVTQGTATVCVDKIGAVTEYGKIGANVTAAPDEDTPLQKQTGSLVKLCAGIAAVLFALVGLFTWFNIPDHAIGDRLIESILSGITLAMAMIPEEFPVILTVFLSMGAWRLAKKQSLVRKLPSVETLGAVSVLCVDKTGTITMNQMTVQDVWALDGDNHTLCETMGLGCETDAYDPMEKAMLSHCDNLGISKEHLFSGELVSEYAFTNELKMMGHVWRRNGELVIAAKGSPERILTICNMSNEKRKIAERKIMEMSKEGLRVIAVATAKPQSEAEIPAQITDCTLTLCGLIGLADPPRESVKADIAVCNKAGIRVVMITGDNGITASSIAKKIGMPNSDHIITGDMLSEMSDEELREEVKDVSIFSRVVPEHKMRIVKAFKENGEIVAMTGDGVNDASALKYADIGIAMGKRGSEVSREAADLILMDDNFTTIVETVKDGRRIYDNIRKAVGYVFTIHIPIAFASLLAPMLGIAPTALLLLPLHVVLLELLIDPTCSIVLERQPAEMDIMERKPRDPKEKLLTATILFKSVLQGLVIFAASFGAYYTILDGNAAGAPTARAMGLTIIMLSNLFLVQVNSSDHDLAAQSIKRLVKDKVMWAVNFGTLAMLGVILYSPLNAFLKLAPLSAPMFFTAVGIAAVAVFWYEIVKLIKKLRKK